The following nucleotide sequence is from Chloroflexota bacterium.
ACGCCCAGCACAATCCAGGCTTCAGTTGTCATGGATAACTCCTTCATCGGAAAGTCAAAAGGATCCCGCGGCCGGCCCATAACCCACCGTGTGAAACCAGCCTCGGAAATACCCGCTCCGTCCGCTCGGGACCAGGCGTGAGCAGGACGTCTGAACCGAGATTAAATTATAGCATACTGTTTTGCGGCATGCCAGAAGAAGTTCTCCCGCGGGGCACTTGACATTCGCTGAGGTCTGTGTAATCTGGTTGTGACTGTTCGGGTGTCATTGCGACGCCATGGCAGCAGCCGATGCGGGAGGTAGCAGACGATGCGTGACGCCGGCAGGCGGTGCGTGAGGCAGGTAGCGTGACCTACGCATCTTCCCAATTATCTGCGCCAGACCAGGCAAGCGGGAGTCCATCGACATCGCGTGCCACAATTGGTCGTTCTGGCGTGAGTTCGAGCGAGAGTCCAGGAGTTCACACTCTGGTTCCCCGCCTTCGCGGGCCCCTCCGGGTGCACGCGAGGATGACACAAGGTTGGTCCGGAAATCGCGAGTTTCTAAGCAGGAGATCAGTTTGAGTCTATCCACAACTGTACCAGACAATGGCGCCCGGTTGGGTATCCCGACCAGATTGTATGATGCCTATATCTTCGATCTCGACGGCACTGTTTACCTGGGCGAATCGCTGCTGCCGACGGCCGGCGAGACGATCGAAGCTTTGCGGCGGCTCGGCCGGCGAACGGTCTTCTTGTCCAATAACCCAACCGAGACACGAGACACCTATGCCCGAAAGCTGACCCGGCTTGGTTTAGCGACGCCGGCCGGGGATGTGATCAACTCGTCGTTGGTGATGGCGCAGTTCCTGGGTCGCACCATGCCGGGGGCACGCCTGTTCGTGGTCGGCGAGCAACCGTTGCTGGATGTGCTGAGCGAGGCCGGCTTCGAGATGAGCGACGACCCGCGTCAGATAGATGCGGTGATTGCCAGCTTTGATCGCACCTTTGCATACAGCAAGCTGCAGACCGCGTTTGACGCCATTCGCGCCGGCGCAAAGTTTTTTGCCACCAACGGAGATCGTTACTGCCCTGTGCCAGGTGGCGGCCAGCCCGACGCTGCGGCGGTTATCGCTGCCATCGAGGCGTGCACCGACACGACGATCGAGGCCATCGTGGGCAAGCCTTCGAAGCACATGGCGCAGGCCATTCTTGATCTGGTTGACCTGCCGCCAGATCGCTGCCTGATGATCGGCGATCGGCTGGAAACAGATGTGCTCATGGGCTTGGATTCCGGCATGGATGCCGCGCTGACGCTGACCGGCGCAACATCCGCTGAGCAGGCGGCGGCGTCCGAGATACGGCCTACTTATGTTATTCGACAATTGAGCGATTTGGTGAGGTTATGATGTCACGATGACATTCTGACATATTGACATATCGACATACTAACCATGAAACACACGAGCGGCCTGCGCCTATGGTGTTGCTGGCGTCTGTCTAGCCCAGCACAAAATCGATCCGATCGCACACTTTGCCGTTGATCTTCGGCTCGACAGCATGGGCGCCTGGATAGTAGCGCCGCGTCGTGACCGGTTTGAAGCTGTGCCGTTTGGTGATGTGAATCACTTCGCCCGGTCCGATGGTGCGCTTCGCCAGCTTAAACACCTTGGCAGTTTGCTTGCCATTGGCCCGCATCAGGTGTACCACATAGTCGATCATCAGATTCTGAGGCGCACCGCTCAAAGATTCGATGTCGAAGCTGATAGTCACTGTGCCACCCATGGCGACAGCTGGCGGTTCAACCGCCACGTTTCCCACGGCGATGGC
It contains:
- a CDS encoding HAD-IIA family hydrolase, coding for MSLSTTVPDNGARLGIPTRLYDAYIFDLDGTVYLGESLLPTAGETIEALRRLGRRTVFLSNNPTETRDTYARKLTRLGLATPAGDVINSSLVMAQFLGRTMPGARLFVVGEQPLLDVLSEAGFEMSDDPRQIDAVIASFDRTFAYSKLQTAFDAIRAGAKFFATNGDRYCPVPGGGQPDAAAVIAAIEACTDTTIEAIVGKPSKHMAQAILDLVDLPPDRCLMIGDRLETDVLMGLDSGMDAALTLTGATSAEQAAASEIRPTYVIRQLSDLVRL